gGAGGGTAGTGTGAGTGTCAGCTGCGTAGGAGTGATGGTAATGGTGTTTTGTGATGATGTAAAGAAGATGTTGGGTCTGTTTTTGGCTAGTTTGTCAGCTAAAGTGTTTTTGTAGTAAATGTTGACAGTATGGATGATTTTGGGGAATGGAATCAGGTTTGATGATGTTCAATTTTAGTTagttttttctaataataatgaatGGAGATGGATGCATCACTACTTTAGTATTAAAAAGATGGCAGGTACACTTAGTAGGAAATGCCCACGACTTGAGCTATAGCTCGCGAGATTTGATTTGGTGCTCcagcttcattttttttttatttttttatatatttaattttatattcgatactttatcaatttcatactaaaaaaattgactatattaaatttattatttattttattttagataataataaattgtgtatttttatttagacatttaatctttatacaaaaatagatttaatcaataatttagtaaattataatatattttataattaaaattattatttaatatgatacgtataaattttatgttatattttaatatatatttgtaatgtgttatactttttttaaattgacaagtaattcattattgatttttttttatctatttttgaattttatatttatatcaatatatatatattatgtattatataatttattttattacttataaatttatgtcaaaatttagtaacgAATTGAATGATTTCCCGTATGGCTATAAGGCATCTTCTGCTAAatcggcatcggaagaataagtgattATGCGTCTCGGTTGCTTCTTCATCACATAGAATACACCCTCCAATGTGTGTGAGCCAAGGTTTGTCTGTTGTTGGTAGTTTTTCCTGAATAGCCATCCATAGGATAAAACAATGTCGTGGGATCTTTAgcgaacccgaaagtagtgaagtccaacctactttcggtccaggcgGGCAGATAAGTNNNNNNNNNNNNNNNNNNNNNNNNNNNNNNNNNNNNNNNNNNNNNNNNNNNNNNNNNNNNNNNNNNNNNNNNNNNNNNNNNNNNNNNNNNNNNNNNNNNNNNNNNNNNNNNNNNNNNNNNNNNNNNNNNNNNNNNNNNNNNNNNNNNNNNNNNNNNNNNNNNNNNNNNNNNNNNNNNNNNNNNNNNNNNNNNNNNNNNNNNNNNNNNNNNNNNNNNNNNNNNNNNNNNNNNNNNNNNNNNNNNNNNNNNNNNNNNNNNNNNNNNNNNNNNNNNNNNNNNNNNNNNNNNNNNNNNNNNNNNNNNNNNNNNNNNNNNNNNNNNNNNNNNNNNNNNNNNNNNNNNNNNNNNNNNNNNNNNNNNNNNNNNNNNNNNNNNNNNNNNNNNNNNNNNNNNNNNNNNNNNNNNNNNNNNNNNNNNNNNNNNNNNNNNNNNNNNNNNNNNNNNNNNNNNNNNNNNNNNNNNNNNNNNNNNNNNNNNNNNNNNNNNNNNNNNNNNNNNNNNNNNNNNNNNNNNNNNNNNNNNNNNNNNNNNNNNNNNNNNNNNNNNNNNNNNNNNNNNNNNNNNNNNNNNNNNNNNNNNNNNNNNNNNNNNNNNNNNNNNNNNNNNNNNNNNNNNNNNNNNNNNNNNNNNNNNNNNNNNNNNNNNNNNNNNNNNNNNNNNNNNNNNNNNNNNNNNNNNNNNNNNNNNNNNNNNNNNNNNNNNNNNNNNNNNNNNNNNNNNNNNNNNNNNNNNNNNNNNNNNNNNNNNNNNNNNNNNNNNNNNNNNNNNNNNNNNNNNNNNNNNNNNNNNNNNNNNNNNNNNNNNNNNNNNNNNNNNNNNNNNNNNNNNNNNNNNNNNNNNNNNNNNNNNNNNNNNNNNNNNNNNNNNNNNNNNNNNNNNNNNNNNNNNNNNNNNNNNNNNNNNNNNNNNNNNNNNNNNNNNNNNNNNNNNNNNNNNNNNNNNNNNNNNNNNNNNNNNNNNNNNNNNNNNNNNNNNNNNNNNNNNNNNNNNNNNNNNNNNNNNNNNNNNNNNNNNNNNNNNNNNNNNNNNNNNNNNNNNNNNNNNNNNNNNNNNNNNNNNNNNNNNNNNNNNNNNNNNNNNNNNNNNNNNNNNNNNNNNNNNNNNNNNNNNNNNNNNNNNNNNNNNNNNNNNNNNNNNNNNNNNNNNNNNNNNNNNNNNNNNNNNNNNNNNNNNNNNNNNNNNNNNNNNattttaattaattacaataaaactaaaagtaaactttttattaattttttttattttaataaaaaacacacattCCTCTTAATGTTTTTTCTCATCAGCAAAGATTTTGAGCTCAACTCGAGCTGAAAAATTCGAGCTCGAGTAGAGCTCAATTGTGTCTGTTCATAAGCTCGCgagctttttctattttttttatatatttttatttttaaatgttttatatattttattttatatttaatatttgatcaattttataattaaaattgatcatatattataattattaatcaataacatacattttatttttggataataatagtgatggttgaataattttaattattattttattatatatataattaaatcaaaaattttaatcaataattacgatatcttaaaatctgGTTACTCGATtcacaccaaatttaaatatataagaccgtgtccattagatcatatcggacggcttgatttaaaatcacatggcctgattctaCGATACACcgacttgaatgattattcttatcTTCTGAGTACGATATCTTGACATCCTTACacccaataagtctaaaactttaccaagtgtatttttctgtaagtatgatcatatctaacggtttgatctgaattttgatggtccgATTAACttatgttgttcaacaatgtaagataataattacatcaatataatactatcatttctaaatatataaatttattgtacattgtgaacatatattatttttatgtattttaattgcattattttagATGAtagatacttttttataattttaaattattgagtatgattttttttttgatatattttactaattatattactattaaactaatcagtagtttgcatttgtaataataaattaaaatttcatagtatattttgatatatttaagaTATGGTATACATTATacgatttattttattacttataaatttatataaaaatttggtggttctcatgatttaatctaataataatttttttaaaaaaattaacttgaGCTCGagttagaaaattcaaaatcaagttCAAGCACAAACTCAACTCGTTTACACCGCTAGTTACCGTATATGATAATCACTTGAATTCAATATAATTAGCACTATAAAAATAACTCAACGAATTAACCATACCTGAACTCTGCGCCCAAAGAAGCCTCTTTCTTCATAATTCGCTTTCTTGCCATAGCTGGTAACCGCCCCGCTAATCCACTTTTCAATTTCCACttccccaccaccaccaccacaacGGCGGAAAACCACCAATGGCAATCAGCATTCAATACGCCGCGTGTACTTCCATCACCCAGGAGGCGTTCCTAGTCTCCTTCTTCGGCGACAACATCTTCACCCAAGTAACCCACGATCCCGACATCGTCAAGCGGTGGATCTCCGACATCGAGTCAATCCATCGCAACCGACTCCACAGCCTCATCGTCGGCCTCGACGTCGAGTGGCGTCCTTCCTTCAACCGCCACCAACAGAACCCTGTCGCCACTCTCCAGCTCTGCGTTGGCCGCCGCTGCCTTATCTACCAAATCGTCCACTCCGACGACGACATCCCCGAATCGCTTGTAGATTTCCTCTCCAACGAGGACTACACTTTCGTTGGGGTTAACATCGGTTCCCACTTGGATAAACTGGTGACGGATTATGATAAGATAGAGAAAGTTGACAACGCGGTGGACTTGAGGAGGCTGGCGGCCGGCAGGAACAACCGAAGGGATCTGCT
The window above is part of the Sesamum indicum cultivar Zhongzhi No. 13 linkage group LG2, S_indicum_v1.0, whole genome shotgun sequence genome. Proteins encoded here:
- the LOC105155921 gene encoding Werner Syndrome-like exonuclease; protein product: MAISIQYAACTSITQEAFLVSFFGDNIFTQVTHDPDIVKRWISDIESIHRNRLHSLIVGLDVEWRPSFNRHQQNPVATLQLCVGRRCLIYQIVHSDDDIPESLVDFLSNEDYTFVGVNIGSHLDKLVTDYDKIEKVDNAVDLRRLAAGRNNRRDLLKAGLEELAKVVLRKEVEKPRGLTMSRWDSRLLTAEQVQYACIDAFMCFEIGRILKAPDYLRY